The following are encoded together in the Panthera leo isolate Ple1 chromosome B4, P.leo_Ple1_pat1.1, whole genome shotgun sequence genome:
- the SLC25A3 gene encoding phosphate carrier protein, mitochondrial isoform X1: MFSSVAHLARANPFNAPHLQLVHDGLAGPRSSPAGPPGPPRRSRNLAAAAVEEQYSCDYGSGRFFILCGLGGIISCGTTHTALVPLDLVKCRMQVDPQKYKGIFNGFSVTLKEDGVRGLAKGWAPTFIGYSMQGLCKFGFYEVFKVLYSNMLGEENAYLWRTSLYLAASASAEFFADIALAPMEAAKVRIQTQPGYANTLRDAAPKMYKEEGLKAFYKGVAPLWMRQIPYTMMKFACFERTVEALYKFVVPKPRSECSKPEQLVVTFVAGYIAGVFCAIVSHPADSVVSVLNKEKGSSASQVLQRLGFKGVWKGLFARIIMIGTLTALQWFIYDSVKVYFRLPRPPPPEMPESLKKKLGLTQ, encoded by the exons ATGTTCTCGTCTGTGGCGCATCTGGCGCGGGCAAACCCCTTCAACGCGCCCCACTTGCAGCTGGTACACGATGGCCTCGCGGGCCCCCGCAGCAGCCCCGCGGGGCCTCCGGGTCCGCCCCGCCGCTCCCGCAATCTGGCAGCAGCCGCTGTGGAAG AGCAGTATAGCTGTGACTATGGATCTGGCAGATTCTTTATCCTTTGTGGACTTGGAGGAATTATTAGCTGTGGCACAACACATACAGCATTGGTTCCTCTAGATCTGGTTAAATGCAGAATGCAG gTGGACCCCCAAAAGTACAAGGGCATATTTAATGGATTCTCAGTTACACTGAAAGAGGATGGTGTTCGTGGTTTGGCTAAAGGATGGGCTCCGACTTTCATTGGCTACTCTATGCAGGGGCTCTGCAAGTTTGGCTTTTATGAAGTTTTCAAAGTCTTGTATAGCAACATGCTTGGAGAG GAGAATGCCTATCTCTGGCGCACATCACTGTATTTGGCTGCCTCTGCCAGTGCTGAATTCTTTGCTGACATTGCCCTGGCTCCTATGGAAGCTGCTAAGGTTCGAATTCAAACCCAACCAGGTTATGCCAACACTTTGAGGGATGCAGctcccaaaatgtataaagaagaagGTTTAAAAGC ATTCTACAAGGGAGTTGCTCCTCTCTGGATGAGACAGATACCATACACCATGATGAAATTTGCGTGCTTTGAACGTACTGTTGAAGCATTGTACAAGTTTGTGGTTCCCAAGCCCCGAAGTGAATGTTCAAAGCCAGAGCAACTGGTTGTAACATTTGTGGCAGGTTACATAG CTGGAGTCTTCTGTGCAATTGTTTCTCACCCTGCTGATTCTGTGGTATCTGTGttgaataaagagaaaggtaGCAGTGCTTCTCAAGTCCTCCAGAGACTTGGATTTAAAG GTGTATGGAAGGGACTCTTTGCCCGTATCATCATGATTGGCACTCTAACTGCACTACAGTGGTTCATCTATGACTCTGTGAAGGTCTACTTCAGGCTCCCTCGCCCTCCTCCACCTGAGATGCCAGAGTCTCTGAAGAAGAAGCTCGGGTTAACTCAGTAG
- the SLC25A3 gene encoding phosphate carrier protein, mitochondrial isoform X2 has product MFSSVAHLARANPFNAPHLQLVHDGLAGPRSSPAGPPGPPRRSRNLAAAAVEEYSCEYGSMKFYALCGFGGVLSCGLTHTAVVPLDLVKCRMQVDPQKYKGIFNGFSVTLKEDGVRGLAKGWAPTFIGYSMQGLCKFGFYEVFKVLYSNMLGEENAYLWRTSLYLAASASAEFFADIALAPMEAAKVRIQTQPGYANTLRDAAPKMYKEEGLKAFYKGVAPLWMRQIPYTMMKFACFERTVEALYKFVVPKPRSECSKPEQLVVTFVAGYIAGVFCAIVSHPADSVVSVLNKEKGSSASQVLQRLGFKGVWKGLFARIIMIGTLTALQWFIYDSVKVYFRLPRPPPPEMPESLKKKLGLTQ; this is encoded by the exons ATGTTCTCGTCTGTGGCGCATCTGGCGCGGGCAAACCCCTTCAACGCGCCCCACTTGCAGCTGGTACACGATGGCCTCGCGGGCCCCCGCAGCAGCCCCGCGGGGCCTCCGGGTCCGCCCCGCCGCTCCCGCAATCTGGCAGCAGCCGCTGTGGAAG AGTACAGTTGCGAATATGGCTCCATGAAGTTTTATGCACTGTGTGGCTTTGGTGGGGTCTTAAGTTGTGGTCTGACACACACTGCTGTCGTTCCTCTGGATTTAGTGAAATGCCGTATGCAG gTGGACCCCCAAAAGTACAAGGGCATATTTAATGGATTCTCAGTTACACTGAAAGAGGATGGTGTTCGTGGTTTGGCTAAAGGATGGGCTCCGACTTTCATTGGCTACTCTATGCAGGGGCTCTGCAAGTTTGGCTTTTATGAAGTTTTCAAAGTCTTGTATAGCAACATGCTTGGAGAG GAGAATGCCTATCTCTGGCGCACATCACTGTATTTGGCTGCCTCTGCCAGTGCTGAATTCTTTGCTGACATTGCCCTGGCTCCTATGGAAGCTGCTAAGGTTCGAATTCAAACCCAACCAGGTTATGCCAACACTTTGAGGGATGCAGctcccaaaatgtataaagaagaagGTTTAAAAGC ATTCTACAAGGGAGTTGCTCCTCTCTGGATGAGACAGATACCATACACCATGATGAAATTTGCGTGCTTTGAACGTACTGTTGAAGCATTGTACAAGTTTGTGGTTCCCAAGCCCCGAAGTGAATGTTCAAAGCCAGAGCAACTGGTTGTAACATTTGTGGCAGGTTACATAG CTGGAGTCTTCTGTGCAATTGTTTCTCACCCTGCTGATTCTGTGGTATCTGTGttgaataaagagaaaggtaGCAGTGCTTCTCAAGTCCTCCAGAGACTTGGATTTAAAG GTGTATGGAAGGGACTCTTTGCCCGTATCATCATGATTGGCACTCTAACTGCACTACAGTGGTTCATCTATGACTCTGTGAAGGTCTACTTCAGGCTCCCTCGCCCTCCTCCACCTGAGATGCCAGAGTCTCTGAAGAAGAAGCTCGGGTTAACTCAGTAG